In Mycteria americana isolate JAX WOST 10 ecotype Jacksonville Zoo and Gardens chromosome 5, USCA_MyAme_1.0, whole genome shotgun sequence, one DNA window encodes the following:
- the DIO3 gene encoding thyroxine 5-deiodinase gives MLHSLGVHTLQLLTQAVACILLFPRFLLTAVMLWLLDFLCIRKKMLMMPTAEEVASASEGPPPDDPPVCVSDSNRMFTLESLKAVWHGQKLDFFKSAHVGSLAPNPEVIQLDGQKRLRILDFARGKRPLILNFGSCTUPPFMARLRSFQRLAAHFVDIADFLLVYIEEAHPSDGWVSSDAAYNIPKHQCLQDRLRAAQLMREGAPDCPLAVDTMDNASSAAYGAYFERLYIIQEEKVMYQGGRGPEGYKISELRTWLDQYKTRLQSPSTVVIQV, from the coding sequence ATGCTCCACTCCCTTGGCGTTCACACCTTGCAGCTGCTCACCCAGGCGGTCGCCtgcatcctcctcttcccccgCTTCCTGCTCACCGCCGTGATGCTCTGGCTCCTGGATTTTCTGTGCATTAGGAAGAAGATGCTGATGATGCCCACGGCGGAGGAGGTGGCCAGCGCCAGCGAGGGGCCGCCCCCCGACGACCCCCCGGTCTGCGTGTCCGACTCCAACCGCATGTTCACGCTGGAGTCGCTGAAAGCCGTGTGGCACGGGCAGAAGCTGGACTTCTTCAAGTCGGCGCACGTGGGCTCCTTAGCCCCCAACCCCGAGGTGATCCAGCTGGACGGGCAGAAGAGGCTCCGCATCCTGGACTTCGCCCGCGGCAAGAGACCCCTCATCCTCAACTTCGGCAGCTGCACCTGACCCCCGTTCATGGCCCGCCTGAGGTCCTTCCAGCGCCTGGCCGCGCACTTCGTGGACATTGCTGACTTCCTGCTGGTGTACATCGAAGAAGCACACCCCTCCGACGGCTGGGTCAGCTCGGACGCAGCCTACAACATCCCCAAGCACCAGTGCCTCCAGGACAGGCTGCGGGCAGCTCAGCTGATGAGGGAAGGGGCGCCCGATTGCCCCCTGGCCGTGGACACCATGGACAATGCTTCCAGCGCCGCCTACGGTGCCTACTTCGAGAGGCTCTACATCATCCAGGAGGAGAAGGTGATGTACCAGGGAGGCAGAGGACCAGAGGGCTACAAGATCTCGGAGCTGAGGACCTGGCTAGACCAGTACAAAACCCGGCTCCAGAGCCCCAGCACGGTGGTCATCCAAGTGTAA